From the Streptomyces sp. Tu 2975 genome, one window contains:
- a CDS encoding glycosyltransferase 87 family protein, producing MPSAEETSVYDERPDVRPTRRDRIAAAGSELIGGPAGRWASRSGGGPLTPVRVVALVAIGMFALGMVQKLPCYNWAWFRGTSSQYTHACYSDIPHLFVGRGFSEGLIPYFDRLPGDMEYLEYPVLTGLFMQVASWIGRLGGGSGLAQQQMYWMINAGLLMICAAVIAVCVARTHRRRPWDALLVALAPAFALTATINWDLLAVALTAAAMLMWSRGRVLAFGVLIGLATAAKLYPVLLLGPLLVLCWRAGKWREFIMATLGAAAAWLVVNLPVMLFAPEGWKKFYTFSQERQVDFGSFWLIITQRTGESIDVENVNTYATLLMILACAGIGLLTLRAPRRPRFAQVAFLVVAAFILTNKVYSPQYVLWLIPLAALARPRWRDFLIWQACEVMYYLGIWMYLAYTTSPKHQGLPPEGYQLAIALHLLGTLYLCAVIVRDILMPERDGVRQDGSDDPGGGVLDGAPDVFVLGPAAHPPRHAAHAEEGPRVEWGVQARSGPDAGPQPSV from the coding sequence ATGCCCAGCGCAGAAGAGACGAGCGTGTACGACGAACGGCCTGACGTACGCCCCACACGGCGTGACCGGATCGCCGCGGCAGGCAGCGAGCTGATCGGCGGCCCGGCCGGGCGCTGGGCGTCACGCAGCGGGGGCGGTCCGCTCACACCCGTGCGTGTGGTGGCGCTGGTCGCCATCGGCATGTTCGCGCTGGGCATGGTGCAGAAGCTGCCCTGTTACAACTGGGCATGGTTCAGGGGCACCAGCTCGCAGTACACCCATGCCTGCTACTCGGACATCCCGCATCTGTTCGTGGGCCGCGGCTTCTCCGAAGGTCTGATTCCGTACTTCGACCGCCTGCCCGGTGACATGGAGTACCTCGAGTACCCCGTGCTGACGGGCCTCTTCATGCAGGTCGCCTCCTGGATCGGCCGCCTCGGCGGCGGCTCCGGCCTGGCACAGCAGCAGATGTACTGGATGATCAACGCCGGGCTGCTGATGATCTGTGCCGCGGTCATCGCCGTCTGTGTCGCCCGTACGCACCGCAGGCGCCCCTGGGACGCGCTGCTCGTCGCTCTCGCCCCTGCCTTCGCGCTGACGGCCACCATCAACTGGGACCTGCTCGCGGTGGCTCTCACCGCCGCGGCGATGCTGATGTGGTCACGCGGCAGGGTTCTCGCGTTCGGCGTCCTGATCGGGCTCGCGACCGCCGCCAAGCTCTACCCGGTGCTGCTGCTCGGTCCTCTGCTCGTCCTGTGCTGGCGGGCGGGCAAGTGGCGGGAGTTCATCATGGCGACGCTCGGCGCGGCGGCAGCCTGGCTCGTGGTCAATCTGCCCGTGATGCTGTTCGCGCCGGAGGGCTGGAAGAAGTTCTACACGTTCAGCCAGGAGCGCCAGGTCGACTTCGGGTCGTTCTGGCTGATCATCACGCAGCGCACCGGCGAGTCCATCGACGTGGAGAACGTCAACACCTACGCCACCCTGTTGATGATCCTGGCCTGCGCGGGCATCGGCCTGCTCACGCTGAGGGCACCGCGCCGCCCCCGCTTCGCCCAGGTCGCCTTCCTGGTCGTGGCCGCGTTCATCCTCACCAACAAGGTCTACTCGCCGCAGTACGTGCTGTGGCTGATCCCGCTCGCCGCCCTCGCCCGTCCCCGCTGGCGTGACTTCCTCATCTGGCAGGCGTGCGAGGTCATGTACTACCTGGGCATCTGGATGTACCTCGCCTACACGACCAGCCCCAAGCACCAGGGGCTGCCGCCAGAGGGCTACCAGCTGGCCATCGCGCTGCATCTGCTCGGGACGCTGTACCTGTGCGCCGTGATCGTGCGCGACATCCTCATGCCGGAGCGGGACGGGGTCCGTCAGGACGGCTCCGACGATCCGGGCGGGGGCGTGCTCGACGGCGCTCCTGACGTGTTCGTGCTGGGGCCGGCGGCGCATCCGCCGCGGCATGCCGCTCACGCCGAGGAAGGTCCGCGCGTGGAGTGGGGCGTTCAGGCCCGGAGCGGGCCGGATGCCGGCCCGCAACCTTCCGTCTGA
- a CDS encoding alanine racemase has protein sequence MALSLYVDTARWRAHQKSVIDQFPGLVPVCKGNGYGFGHERLSEEASRFGADMLAVGTTYEAARIKDWFSGDLLVLTPFRRGEEPVPLPDRVVRSVSSVDGVHALVGARVVIECMSSMKRHGISEQDLGQLHAAIEDVRLEGFALHLPLDRTDGSDAVEEVIGWMDRLRAARLPLHTMFVSHLRAQEQARLQQQFPQTRFRARIGTRLWLGDHEATEYRGAVLDVTRVARGDRFGYRQQKAASDGWLVVVAGGTSHGVGLEAPKALHGVMPRAKGVARAGLATVNRNLSPFVWAGKQRWFAEPPHMQVSILFVPADAQEPKVGDELVAHLRHTTTQFDRLVDR, from the coding sequence ATGGCGCTCTCCCTCTACGTCGACACCGCTCGCTGGCGGGCGCACCAGAAGTCGGTGATCGACCAGTTCCCCGGTCTCGTCCCGGTCTGCAAGGGCAACGGTTACGGCTTCGGCCACGAGCGGCTCTCCGAGGAGGCGTCGCGCTTCGGCGCAGACATGCTCGCCGTGGGCACGACGTACGAGGCCGCGCGGATCAAGGACTGGTTCAGCGGCGATCTCCTGGTGCTCACGCCCTTCCGGCGCGGTGAGGAACCGGTGCCGCTGCCCGACAGGGTGGTCCGCTCCGTCTCCTCGGTCGACGGTGTGCACGCGCTGGTGGGGGCCCGCGTCGTCATCGAGTGCATGAGCTCGATGAAGCGCCACGGCATCTCCGAGCAGGACCTCGGCCAGCTGCACGCCGCCATCGAGGACGTACGGCTGGAGGGCTTCGCCCTGCACCTGCCGCTGGACCGGACCGACGGTTCCGACGCGGTCGAGGAAGTCATCGGCTGGATGGACCGGCTGCGTGCGGCCAGACTGCCGCTGCACACGATGTTCGTGAGTCATCTGCGCGCCCAGGAGCAGGCCCGGCTCCAGCAGCAGTTCCCGCAGACCCGCTTCCGCGCGCGGATCGGCACGCGGTTGTGGCTCGGCGACCACGAGGCCACCGAGTACCGCGGCGCCGTGCTCGACGTCACCCGCGTGGCCCGGGGGGATCGTTTCGGCTACCGCCAGCAGAAGGCCGCCTCCGACGGCTGGCTCGTCGTGGTGGCGGGCGGCACGTCGCACGGTGTCGGTCTTGAGGCGCCCAAGGCGCTGCACGGTGTGATGCCGCGTGCCAAGGGCGTCGCACGGGCGGGTCTGGCGACGGTCAACCGCAATCTTTCGCCGTTCGTGTGGGCGGGCAAGCAGCGCTGGTTCGCCGAGCCGCCCCATATGCAGGTCTCGATCCTGTTCGTGCCCGCCGACGCGCAGGAGCCGAAGGTCGGTGACGAGCTGGTGGCGCACCTCAGGCACACGACGACCCAGTTCGACCGGCTGGTGGACCGCTAG
- the rpsF gene encoding 30S ribosomal protein S6, with product MRHYEMMVILDPDLEERAVSPLIENFLSVVREGNGKVEKVDTWGRRRLAYEIKKKPEGIYSVIDLQAEPAVVKELDRQMNLNESVLRTKVLRPETH from the coding sequence ATGCGTCACTACGAAATGATGGTCATCCTCGACCCCGATCTCGAGGAGCGCGCTGTCTCCCCGCTGATCGAGAACTTCCTCTCCGTCGTCCGTGAGGGCAACGGAAAGGTCGAGAAGGTCGACACCTGGGGCCGTCGTCGTCTCGCTTACGAGATCAAGAAGAAGCCCGAGGGCATCTACTCGGTCATCGACCTGCAGGCCGAGCCTGCGGTCGTCAAGGAGCTCGACCGCCAGATGAACCTGAACGAGTCGGTCCTCCGGACCAAGGTCCTCCGTCCCGAGACCCACTGA
- a CDS encoding single-stranded DNA-binding protein, which translates to MAGETVITVVGNLVDDPELRFTPSGAAVAKFRVASTPRTFDRQTNEWKDGESLFLTCSVWRQAAENVAESLQRGMRVVVQGRLKQRSYEDREGVKRTVYELDVEEVGPSLKNATAKVTKTTGRGGQGGYGGGAGGQQGGGSWGGGPGGGQQQGGGGAPADDPWATSAPSGGGQQGGGGWGGSSGGSGGSGGGYSDEPPF; encoded by the coding sequence ATGGCAGGCGAGACCGTCATCACGGTCGTCGGCAATCTCGTCGACGACCCCGAGCTGCGCTTCACCCCGTCCGGTGCGGCGGTCGCGAAGTTCCGCGTCGCGTCCACTCCCCGCACCTTCGACCGCCAGACCAATGAGTGGAAGGACGGCGAGAGCCTCTTCCTCACCTGCTCGGTCTGGCGTCAGGCGGCGGAGAACGTCGCCGAGTCGCTCCAGCGCGGCATGCGTGTCGTCGTGCAGGGCCGGCTCAAGCAGCGGTCCTACGAGGACCGCGAGGGCGTCAAGCGCACGGTCTACGAACTGGACGTCGAGGAAGTCGGCCCCAGTCTCAAGAACGCCACGGCCAAGGTCACCAAGACCACCGGTCGCGGCGGCCAGGGCGGCTACGGCGGCGGTGCCGGCGGTCAGCAGGGCGGCGGCAGCTGGGGCGGCGGCCCCGGCGGTGGTCAGCAGCAGGGCGGCGGCGGTGCTCCCGCCGACGACCCCTGGGCCACCAGTGCGCCGTCCGGCGGCGGTCAGCAGGGCGGGGGCGGCTGGGGCGGAAGCTCCGGCGGCTCCGGGGGCTCTGGCGGCGGCTACTCGGACGAGCCGCCCTTCTAG
- the rpsR gene encoding 30S ribosomal protein S18 yields the protein MAKPPVRKPKKKVCAFCKDKTAYVDYKDTNMLRKFISDRGKIRARRVTGNCTQHQRDVATAVKNSREMALLPYTSTAR from the coding sequence ATGGCGAAGCCGCCTGTGCGCAAGCCTAAGAAGAAGGTCTGCGCTTTCTGCAAGGACAAGACCGCGTACGTGGACTACAAGGACACGAACATGCTGCGGAAGTTCATTTCCGACCGCGGCAAGATCCGTGCCCGCCGCGTGACCGGCAACTGCACGCAGCACCAGCGTGACGTCGCCACGGCCGTCAAGAACAGCCGTGAGATGGCGCTGCTGCCCTACACGTCCACCGCGCGATAA
- the rplI gene encoding 50S ribosomal protein L9: MKIILTHEVSGLGAAGDVVDVKDGYARNYLVPRGFAIRWTKGGEKDVAQIRRARKIHEIATIEQANSIRGQLEAVKVRLAVRSGDAGRLFGSVTPADIASAIKAAGGPEVDKRRVELGSPIKTLGSHQVSVRLHPEVAAQLGVEVVAA; the protein is encoded by the coding sequence ATGAAGATCATCCTCACCCACGAGGTTTCTGGCCTCGGTGCCGCCGGCGACGTCGTCGACGTCAAGGACGGATACGCTCGCAACTACCTGGTCCCGCGTGGTTTCGCGATCCGCTGGACCAAGGGTGGCGAGAAGGACGTGGCGCAGATCCGCCGCGCCCGCAAGATCCACGAGATCGCGACCATCGAGCAGGCCAACTCCATCAGGGGTCAGCTCGAGGCCGTCAAGGTGCGCCTTGCCGTTCGCTCCGGCGACGCCGGCCGCCTCTTCGGCTCCGTCACTCCGGCTGACATCGCCTCGGCGATCAAGGCCGCCGGTGGCCCGGAGGTCGACAAGCGTCGCGTCGAGCTCGGTTCGCCGATCAAGACCCTGGGCTCGCACCAGGTGTCTGTGCGTCTGCACCCCGAGGTTGCCGCGCAGCTCGGCGTCGAGGTCGTCGCCGCCTAA